Within Agarivorans litoreus, the genomic segment AGCATGGTTTTATGAGGTCATGTATGTTTGGCGTTTAAAGCAAGAACTCAACAAAATTAACCGTAAGATGGCAGCTTTAGTTAACGCCATGAATAAAGGTGATAAAACAGCTTTCGAAATCGTTAAGTTTTCCTATTTGGGTAGCCGTCAAATTTGGGAGTTAGATGACAATACCCTTATGCTTAACGAATTAAGTATTTCAGAGAAAAAGCTTGAGCAGCAAGCGGAACAGTTTAATCTGAACATAGATGCTAACAACTACTCCAGCAGCGCGTTAACAAAATATTGAGCCTATTTTAACCAAGCAGTGTTAAAGCTATACATCAAGCTTTTAGATGGAGACAAGTATGCCCATCTACCAAGATCGGTGAAATTGATTTGTCTTCTGCAAAAGCCTTTTTGAGCGAACCGTCAAGTACCAACTTATCACCCACTTCTGCCTGTTTATCAATTAACTCTGCCGGGTAAGCCCACAAATTGCAATTAACTGCATGCTGTTGATCCGACAGATCAGTAGAAACTTGTAACTTCAAATAGCTCTGATTGTTTATACTCTTTCGCAAAGAGGACTTTCCAACAATTTCACCAACCAAAGTGACCTTGTTCCAATAGAGTTGAGAAGGCGCTCCAACAAAACTCACTTGTTCAACTTCAATCGCGCTGGTGATAGAGCCTTTGCTGTCTTTTTGGTTTTTTAAGTGCCCGCTGATCACTACACCATCACCCGCTTTGGCATACTGCTTAATTCTTTCGGCTTGCTCACCTCGGGCATTAAGCTGAAATACTTCTATTTGCTCTTTACCACTTCCTTTGGGCTTTCGCTTGAACAATACTTCAAACTGAGTAATGGCAGTCCCATCACTAAAGTAGCGAAGAGTAATTTCCTTAGACACAATGTTGCCTAGAATTTCTACCGATGAGCGACAGATTACTTGCAAAAACTTTTCTCCACCTGAAGCCTTTAAAGGCATTGTTTAGTAAACTTATGCTACAACAAAGTAGCAACAGAACCTCATTATGAAATACCCGTGCCGATTAGACAAATTCCTTTCTAAAGCCGCTCACATTTCTCGAAGCGAGGCAAAAAAGTATATTAGAAACAAACGGGTAAATGTAAATAATTATAAAAACATTAATGCTCAATTAAGTATCCATACGGGTGATAGAGTAAGCTTGGATGGTAATGAGTTAAGCCTAACCACACACCAGTATTTCATGTTAAATAAACCGCTGGGCTATGTAAGTACAGAGGCCGAAGCAAATCACCCTAGCGCTTTATCCTTAATTGACTCACCACGAAAAATTCACGCCGCAGGCCGATTAGATATAGATACTTCTGGCTTATTACTACTCACTAGCGATGGTCAATGGTCGCATAAGGTAACTAGCCCAAATAGCAATAAGTTCAAACACTATCGTGTAACCTTAGCTGAAGCGATCAGTGATGATGAATTACGTAAACTTGAACAGGGCATATTGTTACGAGGCGAAGACAAACCCACTACCCCAGCCAAAACTGCACGACTTTGTCAGACCGAGTTCATATTGAGTATTAGCGAAGGCCGTTACCATCAAGTCAAACGTATGTGCGCAGCATTGGGCAACAAGGTCATTGCCTTACACCGTGAAAAAATTGGTGAAGTAACGCTAGATCAAGCTCTAAAACCAGGTGAGTATAGAGAGCTTAGTGAAACAGAAATTAGATGTTTTACCTAACCCCACCAAACTAACTCTCACTCATGGATGCATAATCAACTACTCGATTACGCCCATTGTTTTTAGCAACGTACAACGCCTTGTCAGCCTGCTTATAGAGTTTGGCAAAACTGCTATCTTTTTCACTCTGAGTAATTCCAAAACTACAGGTAAAACCGGGCGTTACCTTAGCTTGCTCAAAGGCTAAACGTAATCGCTCTGCTAAGTTAGCAGCTTGTGTTACATCAGTCTCTGGTAACAACATGATAAATTCCTCCCCGCCCCAGCGTGCGAGTAGATCTATTTCTCGTTTCAACTTATTAATTGTTTCTACCAGACGAATTAAACATAAATCACCAGTATCGTGCCCAAATTCGTCATTTAGTTTTTTAAAATGATCAACATCTATCATCATAATCGAAAAACACGAGCCATTTCGGTCACTGCGGCTTTGTTCCAGAAAAACCCTATCTTCAAAATAGCGACGATTTGCTGCACCCGTTAAGGGGTCAGTATTGGCAAGTTGTTTTAATTTACTTTCCAAGGACTTTTGAGCACTAATATCAATACTTGAACAGACAAAGTTATGTAATTTGTTTTGCCAATAAACAGCAGTTACCGTCATTTGTTGAAATGATGTAACGCCGTTATTACTCTGAAGAGCCACCTCACCTAACCAACTGCCTTGCTTCGCAGCAATTTGAAGAACTTCATCAAATAGAATATCAGAGCGACCAAAGTCAGTAAGCTTTTTGCCAATCATTTGTTCTACATCTACCCCTGCTTTCTTAGCCAGATACTTGTTAACTTGTAATATCTCGCCCTGCGGGTTAGTAACGGCTTGAGAAAACTCGCCTTCAAAAGCAGCCTCTCTTAATGCATTTAGCTCTTCTACCACAGATTTTTCACGGCGAATCATTTCTGTTAAATAAGCAGCTATAAAACAACCTATCGTCGACACCACGTAAGCTACGGCTATAAACACTAACCAATGCCTGCTATCTGACGCTAAATCGCCATAAGAGATATACAAAAAGGCCATATTACGTTCCTGACCATTATTATCATCAAGAACAGACGTGAACATTAGTCCACTACCAACATTATATGGAGAGGCAACTGCTCTGTAGGGCGTGTTAGTAAAATAACTGCTAAGTGATGAGAAGCTTAACTTTCCCACTAACTCTGCTAATTTTTTCGAGGTGGACTGACTAGTTTCACCTTCGATAAGGATATCGTCGCTCGTATAGATAATGGCTCTCTCTACTAACTGAGGACGTCCAACAAAATGCACGGTCTTATTAATCGCCTTTTGATCATATTCGTTAACCATCCACCCTACTAATTTTGACCATTTATCAAATACTGGAATATATAATACGTAAAAGGTTTGCTGAATGTCTGGATCAAAAATGGACTTAGCGTAAACAACTCCTTCATCTCCCCATAACAGCTTCGCAAAATAATTTTTCACAAAAGGATTAGTTTTAGCTCCCCATTCTAGTTTATGACCAGTACTTGCTTGGACCAACGCGAGATCAACGCGTCCATCTCGGTGAATATAATAAAAATCACCTTCTAAATTCACATCACGAGCGATCCTTTGCCATTCTGTAGCGAGCGTGACCAAGGTTAACTCAGATTCATCATTAACGTAGTTAAGTAACCCTAGAGTTCGGGTTAACAGTGAAAGGCGTTGCGACAACAGGCTTATTAAATGCTTGTTAGCAGTCTTAAATCCGCCAAAAGACAACTCTACTTCTTCTACAATCTGATTTTTTATAGTCTGGTAACGATGAAAGATCACCGTAGCAAACAGCAAGGTCACCAACAAAGTCCAAAAGCTTGCTTTCTTTCGCCACGAAATGTTTGTTTTAAGAAAATGTAAATTCAAGTGCGCACTTTAAGATCTATTTGAATACACCCCATTATTAAACAACTTAAGCAGTTTTG encodes:
- a CDS encoding single-stranded DNA-binding protein, encoding MQVICRSSVEILGNIVSKEITLRYFSDGTAITQFEVLFKRKPKGSGKEQIEVFQLNARGEQAERIKQYAKAGDGVVISGHLKNQKDSKGSITSAIEVEQVSFVGAPSQLYWNKVTLVGEIVGKSSLRKSINNQSYLKLQVSTDLSDQQHAVNCNLWAYPAELIDKQAEVGDKLVLDGSLKKAFAEDKSISPILVDGHTCLHLKA
- a CDS encoding DUF3087 family protein — its product is MQFQKIDKALYQQRSRYTYLGISGLLILFTLFWSSLFIALFSKGSDNFYLNLMGVVAAVVTIIPIVLTLKERAWFYEVMYVWRLKQELNKINRKMAALVNAMNKGDKTAFEIVKFSYLGSRQIWELDDNTLMLNELSISEKKLEQQAEQFNLNIDANNYSSSALTKY
- a CDS encoding pseudouridine synthase, which translates into the protein MKYPCRLDKFLSKAAHISRSEAKKYIRNKRVNVNNYKNINAQLSIHTGDRVSLDGNELSLTTHQYFMLNKPLGYVSTEAEANHPSALSLIDSPRKIHAAGRLDIDTSGLLLLTSDGQWSHKVTSPNSNKFKHYRVTLAEAISDDELRKLEQGILLRGEDKPTTPAKTARLCQTEFILSISEGRYHQVKRMCAALGNKVIALHREKIGEVTLDQALKPGEYRELSETEIRCFT
- a CDS encoding sensor domain-containing diguanylate cyclase is translated as MNLHFLKTNISWRKKASFWTLLVTLLFATVIFHRYQTIKNQIVEEVELSFGGFKTANKHLISLLSQRLSLLTRTLGLLNYVNDESELTLVTLATEWQRIARDVNLEGDFYYIHRDGRVDLALVQASTGHKLEWGAKTNPFVKNYFAKLLWGDEGVVYAKSIFDPDIQQTFYVLYIPVFDKWSKLVGWMVNEYDQKAINKTVHFVGRPQLVERAIIYTSDDILIEGETSQSTSKKLAELVGKLSFSSLSSYFTNTPYRAVASPYNVGSGLMFTSVLDDNNGQERNMAFLYISYGDLASDSRHWLVFIAVAYVVSTIGCFIAAYLTEMIRREKSVVEELNALREAAFEGEFSQAVTNPQGEILQVNKYLAKKAGVDVEQMIGKKLTDFGRSDILFDEVLQIAAKQGSWLGEVALQSNNGVTSFQQMTVTAVYWQNKLHNFVCSSIDISAQKSLESKLKQLANTDPLTGAANRRYFEDRVFLEQSRSDRNGSCFSIMMIDVDHFKKLNDEFGHDTGDLCLIRLVETINKLKREIDLLARWGGEEFIMLLPETDVTQAANLAERLRLAFEQAKVTPGFTCSFGITQSEKDSSFAKLYKQADKALYVAKNNGRNRVVDYASMSES